The Sulfitobacter donghicola DSW-25 = KCTC 12864 = JCM 14565 region CCCGTTGCTGTCCGACATTCCCCTGCTGGGGGAGGCCGTGTTTTCGCAAACGCCACTGACCTATCTGGCCTTTGTCCTTGTCGGCGTGGTGGCCTTTGTCTTGTACCGCACGCCTTTGGGGTTGGCGGTGCGGGCGGCGGGGGAAAACCCCAATGCCGTTGCCGCGCAGGGGCTATCGGTGACGGCCATACGCATGGGCGCGGTGATCGTTGGTAGCGGGTTAATGGCTGTTGGCGGAGCCTTCCTGACCATGTCGGCCTTTGACAGTTTCTTTTTCGAAATGGTGAACGGGCGCGGCTGGATTTGTATTGCCTTGGTGGTGTTCGGATCATGGCGTCCGGGTAAGGCGCTGCTGGGGGCTGTTTTATTCGCCGCCTTTGATGCGCTTCAAATCAGGGTTCAGCAAACCAGTTTGGGCACACTTGTGCCCTATCAAATATTCCTGATGATGCCCTATATCCTGTCCATCCTAGCGCTGGTCATCATGTCCAGACGCGCCGAGGTTCCCGCGGCCTTGATGGTGCCATTTAACAAAGGAGAACGCTGATGTTTGATCTGATCGTAAAGGGCGGCGTTCTGCCTGACGGGACTGTCGCAGACATCGGCATAACGGGTGACAAGATCGCCGCGATCGGGGATCTGGCCGGCGCTGACTCCGGTCAGGTGATTGATGCCAGCGGAGACCTAGTCAGCGCGCCC contains the following coding sequences:
- a CDS encoding ABC transporter permease, with translation MEIVEILFTASFWAAAIRIASPLIFATLGELICERAGVLNLGIEGIMVAGAFAGWMAVYAGTGLWAGVGVAMVVGMFYGLLHSTLTVPFGLSQHVVGLGVTLLATSSTYYAYRLALPEVTTPPKIQAFQPYEIPLLSDIPLLGEAVFSQTPLTYLAFVLVGVVAFVLYRTPLGLAVRAAGENPNAVAAQGLSVTAIRMGAVIVGSGLMAVGGAFLTMSAFDSFFFEMVNGRGWICIALVVFGSWRPGKALLGAVLFAAFDALQIRVQQTSLGTLVPYQIFLMMPYILSILALVIMSRRAEVPAALMVPFNKGER